In Cicer arietinum cultivar CDC Frontier isolate Library 1 chromosome 7, Cicar.CDCFrontier_v2.0, whole genome shotgun sequence, a single window of DNA contains:
- the LOC140918702 gene encoding uncharacterized protein: MTKILEILQALGNRNDGNPLVEGGVPQNTLVHPTGVVPHLYTNYQEGKAQQFPLYGLPPGYTPPIDTHLPNNNTLVVATNPQHGTGEFPQVQPSPLTSGFPGSSLQGKSTEANPVMLNIHHEPRPLESNHSQEKWQALEERLRVVEWGNNYGFDASDLCLVSDVIIPPKFKLPEFDKYKGTTCPKNHLIMYCRKMGFCAHDEKLLIHFFQDSLTGASLSWYMHLERAHISSWKDLVDAFLKQYKYNLDMAPDRIQLQNMTK; the protein is encoded by the coding sequence ATGACCAAGATCTTGGAGATTTTACAAGCACTCGGAAATAGAAATGATGGGAATCCTTTGGTAGAGGGGGGGGTGCCCCAAAACACTCTTGTTCACCCAACGGGCGTCGTTCCACACCTTTACACCAATTATCAAGAAGGGAAGGCACAACAATTTCCACTTTATGGTCTTCCTCCAGGTTATACCCCACCCATAGACACTCATCTCCCCAATAACAATACACTGGTCGTGGCTACAAATCCACAACATGGTACTGGCGAGTTCCCTCAAGTGCAACCTTCACCCCTTACTTCAGGCTTTCCTGGCTCTTCATTGCAAGGAAAATCTACCGAAGCTAACCCGGTGATGTTAAACATACACCATGAACCTCGACCGCTTGAGAGCAATCATTCCCAAGAAAAATGGCAAGCCTTGGAAGAACGCTTGAGAGTTGTCGAATGGGGAAACAATTATGGATTTGATGCTTCAGACCTATGCCTCGTTTCTGATGTTATAATACCTCCGAAATTCAAATTGCCTGAATTCGACAAATACAAGGGAACTACATGCCCCAAGAACCATCTTATTATGTATTGtcgaaaaatgggtttttgcGCCCATGACGAAAAACTGCTAATCCACTTCTTTCAAGACAGTTTGACAGGAGCTTCTCTGAGTTGGTATATGCACCTTGAGCGAGCTCATATCAGCTCTTGGAAAGATTTGGTGgatgcctttttgaaacaatacaaatataatctCGACATGGCTCCTGATAGAATTCAGCTGCAAAATATGACAAAATGA